A window of Thermococcus sp. genomic DNA:
CCCCACTGGGAGAATTTTGGAGCACTAAAAACGCTCGCCACGACAATGGGAAAAGAATTGCTAACCTTTGACATGGCCAATGGAAGCGACGCCTTGGCTGAATTCCTCGGTTCCCTTGGCGCTGATTATCTCATCGCCGGGGATGTTCTCCTTGAGGAGCACAAAAAGTGGGTTGAAAACCTCGCTGAGAGGGCTGGAATTAAGGCCCTTGAGCTGTTGTGGGGGAGGGACACCCTCGACCTTGCCCTCGAAATGCTCAGGGAAGGCTTTGAGTGGGCGATAATAGCCGTTGACAGGAAGAAGTTGCCAAAAGAAGCGCTGACCTACACCTTCAGCTCAAAAAACGACCTAGAAGACTTTTTGAAAGATTATCCCGGCGTTGACCCGATTGGAGAATTTGGAGAGTTCCACACGGTTGTTTTAGCATCGCCCCTTTTTGAGGGACGTTTCAAACTCGCTGTAAACTCCTTCGAGAATAGCGAGAAATACCACTGGGTTCACTTTGAGTTGGAAGAAACGTAATAAAGCATGGGAGCAACTTTTCCTAGGGGTGATAGTGTGGGAGAAAGCGAGATAGTCATTCGTCTTAAAGTTCCCGAGGAGTGGGATGAGGCCACTCTCTTCCTTGTGAGGCGGAAACTCCTGGTTGAGATAACAAAAGAACTTCAGGAGCGGATTGAGGAGGCTAAAAAATTCGAGGAAATCCTGAGGAAGGTAAGAATTGA
This region includes:
- a CDS encoding diphthine--ammonia ligase family protein, producing the protein MRGVAFYSGGKDGLYALYLAEKSGIDVPYLLALKTTIGLSPHWENFGALKTLATTMGKELLTFDMANGSDALAEFLGSLGADYLIAGDVLLEEHKKWVENLAERAGIKALELLWGRDTLDLALEMLREGFEWAIIAVDRKKLPKEALTYTFSSKNDLEDFLKDYPGVDPIGEFGEFHTVVLASPLFEGRFKLAVNSFENSEKYHWVHFELEET